A region of the Argonema galeatum A003/A1 genome:
AATTGAGGATATTGCTGAGATTATCTATATTGAAGATATTCCAAGTGGTTTGATCTCGATATTTACGAAGAGGAAGGTCAACTGTGGGTTTTGCCTACTTTAGAAGGAGGTCGATTGTCAGGTGGAATCTCAACATTTGCTACTCTAGGAAATGGTAAAAATTGGTGGAAATTAGATAGTGGTACTGAAATTACGGCTGAACTAAAATTAGTGAACGATCGCGAAGACCACTGGTTATGGACACCGAGTTACCCAATGCCGATGGATGAATATAAAGCTGCCCTTCGACTGATGGGCGCGTCTTTCTATAAAATAAGTTAAGCAGAATCAGAGGGAAATTTTGCTTTTCGAGGGAGAGAGGGGTCAAGTTTGAGTAAAATTTATTGTTATGAAGGTATTTGATATGAATCTTTCATTTAAAGACATCCGGTTTATCATAGAAGCGATCGATCATCTGATCGATAGTTACGAAGAACGGATCGAAGTTATTGAAGATGAGGATGAAGATGAAGCTTCCGATCTGGGAAATGATTGTAAGTTTTTAGAGGCACTCCGTAAAGATTTAGAAAAAATTCTGGAGCAAAATGTTTCACCTACTTCTTCCCCAGGTATGACAGATATGTCTTTTGAAAATATAGAAGGCTTATCTTGGCAAAAATTGGTGAAACCAGTTCTAGAGTTATCAATGAATGAGCGATTGAGGGTAATAGACGCGATTACTGAGTCTATTCGCCAGGAAATAACAGCTAATAAAATAGAGGACTCTTCAGAAAAATGCGGCATGGTAACTGATAAAGTTGTCTCAGCTTGAAGAAGATGCGAATATCTATGGTAGGCTGTGCGATCGCACTTTTATTTTACTACAAAAGTGAGAGGCGATCGCGTTAAAATATCAATAACGGATGCGGGAAATTAGAGAAGGTAGGAGAGAGAAAGTTAGCGGGATTGGGTAGGGTGGATGAGGTGCGATCGCATTTCTCCAATATGGAAACTAAGATATTTTCAGTTTGGTCAATTACTATTTGCAATTATTCTGACTGGAAGATGGTGACGTAGTTACCACATCCCCGACCCCCACTTTGGCACTTTTGAAATTACCAGCTTTCAATTTCGTGACAAGTTGCTCCGCTATTGAGCGATTATAAAATGAAGCTATTTGAATTTTACCAACAGCAGGATCGTAAAACGCATCACAGCAAAAATACTTACGGACTCTTATTAAATCTTGTTGGTTGTAATTGATATAAATAGGATACCATCTGTTAGTACCGCCAGATGTTTTATCTCCGCAAGCAGTCATAGGGAAATTAAAAGAATAATTTTTATTATTTTTTTGCGAATAATTTTTATGAGATTGTTTCACTATATAAATAAATAATAAAGCAACTATGCCGGAAACAGTCAAACCTATAACCCAACGCCAAGGGTTTGTTCTTTGACCCGCTCTTTCAATTTCCTTTTCAAAACGCTTATAGTTATTATCGCTGGGATTACGACGAACAGCTTCCGATCCCTCTCGAAGAACTTTTAATAGTTTATTTATTCTATCTCTATCGCTCATGCTGCTAAAATTATTGCCTTGCGTAAATTATCATCCCAGGCGGTCATTGTAACACTCCCGCAAAACTTCAATTGCTTTACGAGCCAAACGCTGGTCGTAAAGATGAGGATTTTGTTCAATGTGACTAATTGCTTCAGAATATGCAGTCAAAGCATTCATTATCCGTTTGACTCGGAGTTCATAATAAATACGGAAAACTTTAGATCCGATTGTAATCGGCAAGAATCCAGTTCGTGTAGAAGGGCTTAGGCTTGTTGAATCTGAAAAAGCTTGGGCAATTGCTGAAGTAACAATTATGGCACGATCCCCGGAAGATGCTGAGTTTGGTTCATCAATAATTAAGTCGGCTTCATTTCCTAATTTTATAGTTATTGTCGCCATTTTTTACCCATTTAAAAACTTTTTGAACTCTTGGTCTAGTTGATCATACAAATATTTTGTAGTTAGGTCTGCCAGTTTTGGATCTACACTTCCTTTCAATTTCTGAAACTCAATCCATTGAGTAGCTTCATTAAAAATTTCAAGAGCAGTAATAGCACGCATAACAATAAATGAATACTTCAGTTTATAGTATTCATTACCAACCTTTAACGTAGCGTATCGTATTCCCCCTATAACTCCGGCAGTATAACTACCCGCTGCCGGAATGCCATGCTTAACTAATGCTAAAGCCGCCTGTGCCTGAACTGCTGGTGTCATTACAGATTGAGGGAGTCCTTCCATTATCACTTCAAGACCAGTGCCAATTTGCTCTCTAACAACGGAGTTATCCATTTTCGCTAATCCTTATCAACTATGATGTTATTTTACTTTGAATTATCAACTGCATTATCAATTTGAGCGATGGCGTTTGGCGCGAAATACATAATGAACCTCATAGAGTTGGCTACCAATTTTCAAGGTAGTAGTTTTTGAATTATCTATGATTGCCGATGGCAAACTACTAGAGCCTGGTGGAATGTTATCTTTGACTAATTTTGAAACTACCTCTGTCCGAATTATTGGCGTTATTATCGATTCAGGAAGTCCTTCAATCGCAACTTCCATGTTTTCGTCAATTTGCTGTATTATTAGTGCCGAATTGTGATTATGTTTTTTTACTGACTGCACTTCCTCCCAAGCTGATTGTTTGATGTAATCGGCTGTCAATTTAGCCAAATCGGGATCGTAAATCCCTTCTCTTGCTCCTGAATTTATAAGGTCAAAAGCATCTTTGTAGACTTTTAATGCAGTTAACACGCGAATGGCATCTAGTGAATAAACAATGTCGCACATCTCATCATTAATTCGTAAACTTGCTTTACCTTGGTAAATATTTTCACCTGGGTTATATGCACGTTCGGGAAGACGTGAAATCGTATTGCGTATTAAGCTTTCAAATATTGCCTTACGCTTTTCTGGTTCTAAGTCTGAAGGAATACCTCTTACTGTTAATTGGATATCATCGGAAACTTTAATAACTTCTTCTTCCATATCATGTAGGTTTTTTTGTTTTTTTTGTTTAGGTTTTCGTCTATCGAATAAGCCCATAAACCACCTGCATAAATGACTGGCTTTTGCTGATTGACCTTACTAAAATGTAACAATTGATACTTTTAAGCTTGTTAATGCCTTGTTGCTCCTGTCAAAATCGGTTTATAAGTTTTTAGCCATTAACCTGATTGTAATATAGCCAAGCTCAGCTATTTCCTGATATACATCAGGAAATATGTTAGAATCTCATCAGTAATTTTCATACCCCCCCATCTATGGCATCTACTGACGAGCAGTTTACCCAAGCGGCAAACCACTGGGACTTAGAAACTCTGTACGCAGACTTGGCATCTGTGAAGGGAAAGCGCCTCACCCCCGTTGAAAAGCTACATCTGCGGGGGTTACTTTGTGGTCATAGTCCCACTGAAATAGCGGAAAAACTAGGTAAAAATACTAAGGGAGTTGAAACCGATCTCTGTGCCAGTATTTATAGGTACGTTAAAAGTTTGGTGGATAAATGTAACGAAAAGATAGAAAACTGGCGAAATATTACTGAATGGCTTGATGATGCAGGATATAAAAGTCAGTCTTCTTCTAAGATGCCAGTTAGTAATTGTTTACCCGAAAATAGTACAGTTAATATAACTAATATATTTTATGAAAAATATAACATCAAAGTGTTTCTACAAATAACTGTACCGCTACCTTCAGAACTATCAATCCAAGAATTAGATATTGAAGACAATAATAATAACTAGGTTTTTGCTACAATTCAAATGTGTAGAAGGTGAAGTGGCTGAAAAGTTCGATCGCACTCCCTTTCCTATCCTTTAATCCAAGTGCGATCGCGTAGCTGACAAAAGCCATTTTCTCTCATCCTCCAAAGTGCGATCGCTTTTCGGGAAACTTTATTCTTCTTCACCAGCATCTTGATTTGGAAAAAGGATTTCTAAATCGCGGTAGCCGCTGACAACCCGCACAATTTCAACACCGCCAGCAACCTGGCGATAAAATATCAAGTAATTATCCACAGGAAAACTTCGCAGTCCTGACTGCAAATCATCACGATTTTGACCCATTACTGGAAAATCAGCCAACAGCTTGAACTGTTGTTTAAATTTCTCCCTCAGACTTCTAGCAGCTTGAGGATTTCTCCTCGTCAGATATGTGTTAATTTCCCTCAAGTTTAATCTAGCTGAAGGAGCTAAGATATATCGACTCATTATTTAGCTTGCTCTAGTTGTGCCATTTCCGCTTCAATTCGCCGACTATCTTCCTCAAGTTCGGCAAATACCTCTTCCCCATCAATTCCTTCACCGCGATCGAGTTCTTCAATACCTTCTCTGATTTTTGCCTTCAATTCGGCCAAATGCTCTGACTGAGTGCGATCGCGTTCCCTCAATAGCCACAACGCTTCTTCTACCACCTCATCAGCAGATGAATATCTACCGCTTTTTACCCGCTCGTCGATAAACTGTTCTAGCTCTCCTCTTAACGATACATTCATAAATTGCTCCTAACTCACTAATCTCTTTTTAATTATACTAACTCAAGTTGCTAATTATATTAAGTAGGGTGCGTCAGGTCGCCAAATTTTGGAGAGTATCACTAATTTTGGGCGGCTGACGCACCCTACAGCCTGATGTAAAGAAGCGATCGCATTAACTGTGTATTGAAAGTGAGTTGGCTGAAAAGATCGCACTTCCTTTCCTATTCTTTAATTTAAGTGCGATCGCACCCATCCCTTCACCCCCAGATTATTAGGGAATTATTAATTTTTTTTATATCTCATACACTCCACCAGAACTAGCAGTTATTCCCAAAGTTTGGGCAGCAGCAATTAGATTCCGATCTAGCGATAAAATGTTTTCTACCTTACGATTGTAGCCAATAGCTAAATGCAGTGCATCGCCAGCGCGTAACCCCGTATTGCCTTGCAACAAAAACTGAGTTGCTCGCTCGAAATCCTCTGTGTTAACTTCAAATATGGCATAAAATTCCGCAACATCAGCCTGAAACGCTCTCATGGTTTCTTCTACTATTTCCTGGGTTAATTCTCCCATGCGAATTCGACGGGTTAATAGGCTAGCAAACTCCACCCGCGTCCAATCACTAATAGCTAATTCACCAGCAGGAACAGCCAGCAACACATTCTCAACGCGATCGCTAGTAGCTTCGTGGATATAAAAGGGAGCTAGAAAACTGGTATCTAAATAAATCAATACCTAGCCTCACTGCGTAGAGTTTGCAAAGTTTCTAGGCTACTGGTTGCAGCTATTGGTTGGTTTCTCCTCAGCTGAGATCGGGATTTCAGCTTTCCCTTAATCTTTCCAGGAACGTTTGAGCGATCGATTAATTCTTGCCCAATAGTAGATAATTTAGCGATCGCCTTTCCTTGACGAGTAATAATCACTTCTTCTCCCCGTTCCACCTGACTGAGAATTTGATTCAGACTTGCCTCAAAATCAGCGACACTCAATTCTATCATAACAGTATCTCCCTATCAAAAACAGTACTTGCCGAACTTTTTTCCTATTGTTGAAATTCTTCAAATAATTCAAAAAATCTATCTAGTGCATCCCTCTCATCCTGAGAAAAGAACAAAATTATGTTAGCCCAACATTGAGAAGATTCCATCCCAAATTTTTGCTGAATCCATTCTTGAAATCCATCCAGCGGGTTTTCTGCTGTTAAAGGTACACCAAGTTGGTACTGCGCTACATTATATCCCGATAAAAAAGCCTGAAGACAAACGATTGAGGGTCTACCCAAATAGGCGGCAGGTTTCTTTTTTATTTTTTCTAGCACATTACCTAGATAATCCATCGCGAACCTCTCCCTATTCAATTTATCAACTATATAAATTATAGCCAAATTAAAGCTGTGTTTCCGTCACCGTAAATTTGCCATTAAAATCTTCTACCAAAGGCCCGCCAAAACTATTGAGCCACTCCTGTTTAGGAATTCCGTCAGGATATAGGTTATCAAAAACTGTTTCAATTCTTCCTAATTCAGTTTCAATCTGAACAACTACGCCTTGATGAAAACCGTTGAGAGCAACTTGTCGATCGCTTCCCGCCGGATTAGTTATAATTGAAAAAGGTAATCTGTCTGTATTAGTGCTGATTTTTATTAAGTTACCATTAATTCCTTCTATTTGCAAGTATCTTTGGATATCTTGAGAGCATTGCAAGCATTGAAAATTTGGATATTAGCTCGACAAATTAAAACTGGATTACGTCAGGGAGATGTAGATGTTTATCCAAAATCCAATAAGAAACCCGGTTTCTTGAAGAAACCGGGTTTCTGGGTGGCGATCGGACCAAAAAAAGCGGCTACCCCATTTCTGGAATAGCCACCCTTTTGTTTTTCGGTGATACTATATATCGGCTTATCTGAAACCAACAGCCGCTTGCCAAACGAAAGCCAGCAGCAGGAAAAACACGGGAATGACAGGTAGAACGTCTACCAGGGGATCGAAGACTGAAAAAGCTTCGGGCAGTTTTGCTAACAAGAGCGCCGCTTCCATGTATTAACCTTCCTATCCAACACAAATTTCATAATCGCCATAGATCTTAACATGGGCAGCTCACACTGATGCCGCTGCGGGAGCAAGCCACTGGGCAAATTCCGTCGTAAAGCGATCGCACAAAATCGCCTCTCGTATCCGCTGGGTAAAGCTCACCAGTTCCGTGAGATTGTGAATCGACAACAGAGTGTAACCTAGAATCTCCTTTGCTCGCACCAAATGACACAAATAAGCGCGGCTGAAGTTCTGACAGGTATAACAACCACAACTAGCATCCAAAGGCGTAAAATCTTCCCGAAACTGAGCATTTCTCAGGTTCCAGCGTTCCCCCTGTACCAAAGCAGCACCGTGACGCCCAAACCGCGTCGGAATCACGCAGTCAAACAGATCCACACCAGCAGCTATAGCTTGTGCCATTTCTCGATAAGTACCGATCCCCATCAAATAACGAGGCTTTTCTGGCGGTAGCAGGGGTGTCGTAGCTTTGACGATCTTTTCAATCAATTCTGGGGGTTCCCCCACACTCACACCGCCGATCGCATAACCAGGTAAATCCAACTGGGCCAAAGATGCAGCAGCTTGCTGTCGCAAATCCAGATAAACACCTCCCTGAACAATCCCAAACAGAGCCTGATCGGCACGCTGATGAGCCCCTATACACCGTTCCAACCAGCGGTAAGTGCGGGCTACAGACGCCTCCATAACTTCCCGTTCGCAGGGATAAGGCGGACACTCATCGAACGCCATAATTACATCAGCACCCAGCGTATTTTGAATTTGGATCGATCGCTCCGGCGTCAATTCAATAAGTCTTCCATCACGAGGAGAACGGAAAGTTACCCCCTCTTCCGTGATTTTACGCATTTTGCTTAAACTGAATACCTGGAAGCCGCCGGAATCCGTCAGCATCGGCCCATCCCACCCCATAAACCGATGCAGACCACCAGCACCTGCCACAATACCTTCTCCCGGTTGGAGATGCAGATGATAAGTATTCGCTAACACCATCTGCGCCCCTGTAGCCTGCAATTGAGCCGCTGTCACAGTTTTGACATTAGCCAACGTTCCCACCGGCATAAAACGAGGCGTTTCTACCAGCCCGTGAGGCGTCGAAAACACTCCAGCTCGCGCCTGGGTATGGGAGCAGCAAGCCTGACATTGAAATTTAAAACTGGAACTCAAAGTTAATTCAATCCAAACACTTAAAACGAGTAATCGCTATCATCGTCAATATTAAGATCCCACTTAGCTGAAAGGACTTGATCCACGACAGCTTCCAGGTCAGCATCGTTTAAATTCTCAGTTCCTCTTTCTTGCAGCGGATTCGAGAGCGGAATAAGTCGCAATCGGCGATTCTCTTGCACCAGATCGAAATAACATTCGCACTCTGGCGACTGTTGCAGCTCTAGGTAATCAAAACTATAGACGTTGAGATAAAGCGCATGGTTGGCAACTACAGTTGCCCGACGGTCATCGGCAAAAACGTCCAGCACATACCCTTCTCCCTCACTGTGTAAACGATCGTCCTGGATGTGGAGATAACGGACATGGTGCAAATCCGTTAAAATTCTCCGCATATCTAACTTGTGAATGATAACCCCGGTATCTATAATGCAGGGGGCAGGCAGCTGGGTAGGAAATTGATCTTGACTCATAAGTAAAATGCCTCTGGTCTCGATGAGCCTTCATATTGACAGTAAATGGTTAAATGCAACAGCAGGGTCAAGCCCTACATACCAACTTAATCTTTGAGAGAGAAAGCGTGCGACCTATAAATTAAATAAATACTTGCCAGCGGGTATATAAGGTTAGGGGCAGCTCAAGTGTAAAAATCGTGAGAAAAAATGAAATTTGCTGGCAATCTCAACAAAGATTTTGCGAATGCCTGCTAGACAGGCAGAATGGACGAGACTATCTTATCCTAGATTTTTTAAGCAACCCATCATTAAATTTACGTAATTCACTGCGGGAAATACTGAATGCGCGGACTCAACAGGTAAAAGTAAGTGCAGATGGGAGGGGGTCAGTGGGTGAGCGGGTGAGCGGGGGAAAATGCAAATTACAATTCTTATCTTTGTTTTGCCCTTTGATATGCTGGCAAAATATACTTTGCGCGGCCTGATACCAAATCCGGGTTGGTTACCCCATGAGAATTTTTGGCCTAAACATTGTAGGGACAATTCATGAATTGTCTCTACAGCCTAGAGACATAAGGGGGGTAATCGTTGCGGATTTGGTCTGAGATTGACATTTTTCACTTATGAGAGTTCATGGCAATTAACTATGAACCATGAACCATGAACAACCCGGACGCGAAAATGTGGCAGCAAGTGATCGAGAGCATTATAGGTAATTAAGTATGAGTAATAGACGGTGGGTTAAAGGGGTTGGTCGGTTTTGGCATCAGCAGACAAGTACGCTTGCTGCTGCGATCGCTTTTTATACTTGTCTGCCCGTCCCAACCTCTTGGACGCTGGCTTTTCCGGGCATAGCCCGCCTCGCACCACTCGTCGGACTGATGATTGGGGGAATTTTGGGGCTGCTGGATGCTGGGCTGCATCTGCTGGGTATGCCCGCATTCACTAAGTCTGCCTTGGTAGTGGTGGCTGGAATTGCCCTGACGGGCGGACTGCATCTTGATGGTGCAATGGATACTGCTGATGGACTGGCGGTGCCAGATCCGCAACGTCGCCTTGAGGTAATGTCTGACAGCGTTACGGGTGCTTTTGGCGCGATGGCGGCGATCGCACTCTTGCTACTCAAAACATCTGCCCTGGCAGACATCGAATCCCACCGCTGGTTGGCTTTGATGGCAGCGGCGGGCTGGGGACGCTGGGGGCAATTGGTGGCAATTATTTGTTATCCCTACCTCAAGCCCACAGGTAAAGGGGCAATTCACAAGGAATCGAACCATTCAGCCTACGATCTGGTGCCGGGATTCCTGGCGCTGCTAGGATTGAGCGGGTTTTTACTCATTTTGGACGATCGCAACTGGTTGATAGCAGCTGGTATGGCTTTCGGCGGAAGTGCGATCGCCGTTCTCACGGGTGCCTGGTTTAATCACAAATTAGGCGGTCATACCGGCGATACTTATGGAGCTGTCGTGGAGTGGACTGAAGCGTTATTACTCTGTCTCCTCACCGGACTTTAGAAGGATGATGCCCCCAGTCATTTTAGATTTTAGATTTTAGATTTTAGATTTAAAATCTGAAATCTAAAATCTGAAATTTCCCCTATCCCCCTCTCCCCCTCTTCCCCGATCCCTTTTTTTCTTTTGACTTTTGACTTTTGACTTTTGACTAAACCCACATTCCGCACCCTGTACTGTCACATTCGGTTTTTTCGGAATTTAGAGCGCGTATTTTGTAATTTTTAGCACATTTAAATACCGAAATTCTTCTACCCAGTCACCAGTCACCAGTCACCAGTCCCCAAAAATTCGTTGTGTGACAGTTGAGGGTGCGGAATGTAGGCTAAATCGGTCGCAGGCGCGTTACCTTGAGCTTAAATTCACCACCTGCCGTTTCACCAAAAGCCCGCACTCTAATAATGTAAGTCCCGGCCTCTTTAATGCGCGTGAACAGAAGCGAGTTGGTGCTGCCGTCTGGCCCATCATCATTTTCTACTACCGTCGTGCCATTTTTTGCCAGCAACGTGACAATGGTGTCAAAGCCTTCAGACGTCACATCGATCGCTAAATTATCTCCAGCAGTCAAAGTCACAACATAGTCGCGGGCAAACCCGCCCTGTCCGGTGGGAATATCTTTGTCCGACAGGTTGTCCGTAATTTCATTATTAGCAGGTAAGGTGATAGGGTTATACAACTGGCTTTGAGCCCGAACTGTTATGGCACTCATACCAACTGCCAACAGGGTTGCAGGAACGAGCAGGACTTGGCTAAACCGAGCAGCAAAAGCGTGAATCATGATGGAGCGCTATATTTTGGCAAAAAAAGCGAATTTGTCAATTTTGACGGTTCTTTCCTGTCAAATATACTGTAGTAGGGACACGGTATCATTAAAATTTTCGGATGACCGACATATTTATGATGCCCTGTCCTACAAAAATGTTCATGTTGAACATTAGCATAATAATTCCGAAAGACCCGGAGTGTCAGCTATTACAGATGACTGTAGTCTGCTGGCTTAGTTTACAGGTTTAGTGCGCTCAAAAGAAATAGCTTGCTGTGGGGACGCGATCGCAGCTATGCCATACACTCGAATTCTATGTTGGCGCAAGGTATCAGTAGCAGACTGTACAGTCTCCCCACTTGTATAAATGTCATCTAACAACAGAATCGGTGTAGCAGGACGAGTGCGATCGAAATCTTTTCCCAATACAAACGCCCCAGCCAGATTTTGTTTTCGCTCTACCGCAGACAAGCCAAACTGCGGTTTCGTATCGCGCACCCGTTCTAAGCCATGCCGTTGTAAAGGCAACCCAGTTAGCTTGCAAAAACTTTCTGCCAGCAACTCTGCCTGATTGTAACCTCTTTCCTGCTGCTTGTTGGCATGAAGTGGAATCGGCACCACCGTCAGCTTTGTACCAGCAGCAAGAGAAGATTTCAGCCAAGCTTCCGCAAGCCAGTACCCCAAAGGCTGAGCCACTTGGGGTTGATTTTCGTATTTGAGTACCTTTAGCGCCCGTTTGAGCGCCCCTCCATACACACCCCAAGCAAAAACAGGCCGTTCTGTGCTAAAGAACTTGTCAGGTTTGGGCATCTGACAGCGTTCTAGTTGTCGCTGACAATCTGGACAAAATTCTTTAGGCGTCGGACGCTGACATAAAGGACAGCTGGATTGCAAAAACAAATTTAGCAATCCTTTCAGATTTTGAGTCCAGTTACCCATTCGATCGATCATGCTCTACGCATCTGTCTTCCATCTGTAGTAAAAAAAAATCTCTGATTCCTTGACTTGCCCCAACAGAGAGAGTCAGCAAGTTGGGGCTTGTCAAGGTGAGTGGAAGTCCCTTACAGGGGTCTGGAATTCGATCGCTATACCGGCGTGTGCGATCGAGACTTTTTCCAAACAGCCAGAACCGCTCAACCGCCTGCTGCGAAAGAAACCATGATTAGAAGCGAAAGTAAAAGACCGGGGCTTAGTAGTAGCAACAGCATTCCCAAATCGTGTAAAGTCATAACACCTAACCTCCTAATTAAGGTTAATTAAATCAACCATATGGATCGAATCG
Encoded here:
- a CDS encoding helix-turn-helix transcriptional regulator; its protein translation is MASTDEQFTQAANHWDLETLYADLASVKGKRLTPVEKLHLRGLLCGHSPTEIAEKLGKNTKGVETDLCASIYRYVKSLVDKCNEKIENWRNITEWLDDAGYKSQSSSKMPVSNCLPENSTVNITNIFYEKYNIKVFLQITVPLPSELSIQELDIEDNNNN
- a CDS encoding type II toxin-antitoxin system RelE/ParE family toxin; this translates as MSRYILAPSARLNLREINTYLTRRNPQAARSLREKFKQQFKLLADFPVMGQNRDDLQSGLRSFPVDNYLIFYRQVAGGVEIVRVVSGYRDLEILFPNQDAGEEE
- a CDS encoding type II toxin-antitoxin system ParD family antitoxin — translated: MNVSLRGELEQFIDERVKSGRYSSADEVVEEALWLLRERDRTQSEHLAELKAKIREGIEELDRGEGIDGEEVFAELEEDSRRIEAEMAQLEQAK
- a CDS encoding type II toxin-antitoxin system VapC family toxin, with the protein product MIYLDTSFLAPFYIHEATSDRVENVLLAVPAGELAISDWTRVEFASLLTRRIRMGELTQEIVEETMRAFQADVAEFYAIFEVNTEDFERATQFLLQGNTGLRAGDALHLAIGYNRKVENILSLDRNLIAAAQTLGITASSGGVYEI
- a CDS encoding type II toxin-antitoxin system Phd/YefM family antitoxin, which produces MIELSVADFEASLNQILSQVERGEEVIITRQGKAIAKLSTIGQELIDRSNVPGKIKGKLKSRSQLRRNQPIAATSSLETLQTLRSEARY
- a CDS encoding photosystem II reaction center protein K, translated to MEAALLLAKLPEAFSVFDPLVDVLPVIPVFFLLLAFVWQAAVGFR
- the tgt gene encoding tRNA guanosine(34) transglycosylase Tgt, which encodes MSSSFKFQCQACCSHTQARAGVFSTPHGLVETPRFMPVGTLANVKTVTAAQLQATGAQMVLANTYHLHLQPGEGIVAGAGGLHRFMGWDGPMLTDSGGFQVFSLSKMRKITEEGVTFRSPRDGRLIELTPERSIQIQNTLGADVIMAFDECPPYPCEREVMEASVARTYRWLERCIGAHQRADQALFGIVQGGVYLDLRQQAAASLAQLDLPGYAIGGVSVGEPPELIEKIVKATTPLLPPEKPRYLMGIGTYREMAQAIAAGVDLFDCVIPTRFGRHGAALVQGERWNLRNAQFREDFTPLDASCGCYTCQNFSRAYLCHLVRAKEILGYTLLSIHNLTELVSFTQRIREAILCDRFTTEFAQWLAPAAASV
- the cobS gene encoding adenosylcobinamide-GDP ribazoletransferase, whose protein sequence is MSNRRWVKGVGRFWHQQTSTLAAAIAFYTCLPVPTSWTLAFPGIARLAPLVGLMIGGILGLLDAGLHLLGMPAFTKSALVVVAGIALTGGLHLDGAMDTADGLAVPDPQRRLEVMSDSVTGAFGAMAAIALLLLKTSALADIESHRWLALMAAAGWGRWGQLVAIICYPYLKPTGKGAIHKESNHSAYDLVPGFLALLGLSGFLLILDDRNWLIAAGMAFGGSAIAVLTGAWFNHKLGGHTGDTYGAVVEWTEALLLCLLTGL
- a CDS encoding PPC domain-containing protein produces the protein MIHAFAARFSQVLLVPATLLAVGMSAITVRAQSQLYNPITLPANNEITDNLSDKDIPTGQGGFARDYVVTLTAGDNLAIDVTSEGFDTIVTLLAKNGTTVVENDDGPDGSTNSLLFTRIKEAGTYIIRVRAFGETAGGEFKLKVTRLRPI
- a CDS encoding ComF family protein, yielding MIDRMGNWTQNLKGLLNLFLQSSCPLCQRPTPKEFCPDCQRQLERCQMPKPDKFFSTERPVFAWGVYGGALKRALKVLKYENQPQVAQPLGYWLAEAWLKSSLAAGTKLTVVPIPLHANKQQERGYNQAELLAESFCKLTGLPLQRHGLERVRDTKPQFGLSAVERKQNLAGAFVLGKDFDRTRPATPILLLDDIYTSGETVQSATDTLRQHRIRVYGIAAIASPQQAISFERTKPVN